A part of Methanobrevibacter sp. genomic DNA contains:
- the aspS gene encoding aspartate--tRNA(Asn) ligase: protein MQGLLHDWRRTNYANQCTAEIAGSDVTVMGWVHEIRDFGGIMFVIIRDVTGKVQITAPSKKVDAEILEQLREFRKESVVAIKGMAQEAPKAPNGVEILPKEIKVLNLANQPLPMDPTEKVKAGIDTRLDSRFLDIRKENVSAIFKIKGQMFHSIRDFFYDNGFHEINTPKLVASATEGGTELFPIIYFEKEAFLGQSPQLYKQMMMASGMDKVFEIGQIFRAEEHDTLRHLNEAVSIDAEASFMDDVDVMNILNDMLVNVITDVNNNCAEELDILGHEIEVPDKRFPVVTYDEAVEIVNAKDVEMDWGEDLSREAEKALGDQMGGFYFLTEWPTEIKPFYVMPKEGDEKYSHAFDLMYNNLELSSGATRVHQHDLLLKQIEERGLNPDGFGSYLKAFEYGMPPHAGWGVGADRLTMVLTGAENIRECVLFPRDRHRLTP from the coding sequence TTGCAAGGTTTATTACATGATTGGAGAAGAACTAACTATGCTAACCAATGCACTGCTGAAATTGCAGGCAGTGATGTTACTGTAATGGGTTGGGTACATGAAATCCGTGATTTCGGCGGAATCATGTTCGTTATTATTCGTGACGTGACTGGTAAAGTTCAAATAACCGCTCCAAGTAAAAAAGTAGATGCAGAAATATTAGAACAGTTAAGAGAATTTAGAAAAGAATCCGTTGTTGCAATTAAAGGTATGGCTCAAGAAGCTCCTAAAGCACCAAATGGTGTTGAAATTTTACCAAAAGAAATTAAAGTTTTAAACTTAGCTAATCAACCTTTACCAATGGATCCAACTGAAAAGGTTAAAGCTGGAATTGATACAAGATTAGATTCAAGATTTTTGGATATCAGAAAAGAAAATGTTTCAGCAATTTTTAAAATTAAAGGTCAAATGTTCCATTCAATCAGAGATTTCTTCTATGATAATGGATTTCATGAAATCAACACTCCTAAGCTTGTAGCATCCGCTACTGAAGGAGGAACAGAATTATTCCCTATTATTTACTTTGAAAAAGAAGCATTTTTAGGCCAATCTCCACAATTGTACAAGCAGATGATGATGGCTAGTGGAATGGATAAGGTATTTGAAATTGGTCAAATTTTCAGAGCAGAGGAACACGATACATTAAGACACTTGAACGAAGCAGTTTCTATTGATGCTGAAGCGTCATTTATGGACGATGTTGACGTAATGAACATTTTAAATGACATGCTTGTTAATGTAATCACTGATGTAAATAATAATTGCGCTGAAGAGTTAGATATTTTAGGCCATGAAATCGAAGTTCCAGATAAGAGATTCCCTGTAGTAACTTATGATGAAGCTGTGGAAATCGTTAATGCTAAAGATGTTGAAATGGATTGGGGAGAAGATTTATCCCGTGAAGCCGAAAAAGCTTTAGGCGATCAAATGGGCGGATTCTACTTCTTGACTGAATGGCCAACTGAAATTAAGCCATTCTATGTAATGCCTAAAGAAGGGGATGAAAAATACTCTCATGCATTCGATTTAATGTACAATAACTTAGAGTTGTCTTCAGGTGCTACTCGTGTGCACCAACATGATTTGCTCCTAAAACAAATAGAAGAAAGAGGATTAAATCCTGATGGATTCGGAAGCTACCTTAAAGCGTTTGAATACGGTATGCCTCCTCATGCAGGTTGGGGTGTAGGTGCTGATAGGCTGACTATGGTTCTCACCGGCGCTGAAAACATCCGTGAATGTGTGCTCTTCCCAAGAGACAGGCACAGATTAACCCCTTAA
- the albA gene encoding DNA-binding protein Alba: MENNTIFVGSKPVMNYVLAVVTQFNEGSDSVLLRARGKAISRAVDAAEIVRNRFVPEADVTDIQISTEEIDNYNNEKTNVSIIEILIEKED, translated from the coding sequence ATGGAAAATAATACTATTTTCGTTGGTAGTAAACCTGTAATGAATTATGTTTTGGCTGTGGTAACACAATTCAACGAAGGTTCTGACAGTGTACTTCTAAGGGCTAGAGGCAAAGCAATTAGTCGTGCTGTTGATGCAGCTGAAATAGTTAGAAATCGTTTTGTTCCCGAAGCTGATGTTACAGATATTCAAATTTCTACTGAAGAAATTGATAACTACAACAACGAAAAGACCAATGTGTCTATTATAGAAATTTTAATTGAAAAGGAAGATTAA
- a CDS encoding DUF11 domain-containing protein, producing the protein MSLKTNMLKIGVVIALIFMLLPVIAAEDVDNSAYTESADDGNVVQVSDDQDVSVDDTDNEDDDDTETEVDDDEVDDDIMVDAAGEGVADLEVIAIAQPSKVKVGDMLMLGVLVTNNGPDTADNVIVKDLIFGDLLYFGYVSSQGEYSFYDGIWDVGDLEAGESAILYVFYKVVGNKDIIFLVEAYSDTLDPNPYNNIALAYADVVGGDDGGVQEPATMPAAGNPIALAILALMSIVGVSLKRRF; encoded by the coding sequence TTGAGTTTAAAAACAAACATGTTAAAAATAGGTGTTGTAATTGCATTGATTTTCATGTTGCTCCCTGTAATTGCAGCTGAAGACGTAGACAATTCTGCCTATACCGAAAGTGCAGATGATGGAAATGTTGTTCAAGTTTCAGATGATCAAGATGTATCAGTAGATGATACAGATAATGAAGATGATGATGACACAGAGACTGAAGTTGATGATGATGAAGTTGATGATGATATAATGGTTGATGCTGCCGGCGAAGGGGTCGCTGATTTAGAAGTGATTGCTATAGCACAACCTTCTAAAGTAAAAGTTGGGGACATGTTAATGTTAGGTGTTCTTGTGACTAACAATGGTCCTGACACTGCCGATAATGTCATTGTCAAAGATTTGATTTTTGGAGATTTATTATACTTTGGTTATGTTTCTTCCCAAGGAGAATATTCCTTTTATGATGGTATTTGGGATGTTGGTGATTTAGAAGCTGGTGAATCAGCAATTTTATATGTTTTTTATAAAGTTGTAGGAAATAAAGATATTATTTTCCTAGTCGAAGCATACAGTGACACTCTAGATCCTAATCCATACAATAATATTGCTTTGGCTTATGCGGATGTTGTAGGTGGTGATGATGGTGGAGTTCAAGAACCTGCCACTATGCCTGCTGCGGGTAATCCAATTGCTTTAGCTATCTTGGCTTTAATGTCAATTGTTGGTGTATCTTTAAAAAGAAGATTTTAA
- the ilvD gene encoding dihydroxy-acid dehydratase yields the protein MKSDNIKKGIQRAPHRSLLRACGLDDDDFKKPFIGIANSFTDIVPGHIHLKDLVEFVKEGIIAAGGVPFEFDTMAVCDGISMNHEGMKYSLPSREIIAATVESMTKGHAFDGLVLIPSCDKIVPGMIMGAARVNVPSIVVTGGPMAAGSYNDKPADLITVFEAVGSYSAGKMTEEEVHELEKCACPGAGSCSGLFTANTMACITETLGLSLPTCATTHALTDENNQIAFESGKQIIKLVEEDIKPSDIMTQEAFNNAIAVDMALGGSSNTALHIPALASEVEGVNVDLELFDEISRRVPHIALISPAGEDSMMDLHLAGGIQAVLKTLGDKIDTDQLTVTGKTIAENLEKVENKNTNVIHTLDNPVHEDGGIAILKGNLAPNGSVVKKGAVAENLMHLKGPAKVYDSEEEVTKAIFDHEIGEGDIVVIRYEGPKGGPGMREMLNPTSALAGMNIKDVGLITDGRFSGGTRGPCVGHVSPEAMEDGPIAAIQNGDIIEIDINNRLINVELSDEEIEKRLKEVKHPESDVTGWLAIYQKLVHSADTGAIMR from the coding sequence ATGAAAAGTGATAATATTAAAAAAGGTATTCAAAGAGCTCCTCACAGATCTCTTCTAAGGGCTTGTGGACTCGATGATGACGACTTTAAAAAGCCATTCATTGGCATTGCTAATAGTTTTACAGACATCGTACCAGGCCATATTCATTTAAAAGACCTTGTGGAATTTGTTAAAGAGGGTATTATTGCCGCTGGTGGTGTCCCATTTGAATTTGATACTATGGCAGTTTGCGATGGAATAAGCATGAACCATGAGGGCATGAAATATTCTCTTCCATCTAGAGAAATTATTGCCGCAACTGTTGAAAGCATGACTAAGGGGCATGCTTTTGACGGGCTTGTTTTGATTCCGAGTTGTGATAAGATTGTTCCTGGAATGATTATGGGAGCTGCAAGAGTAAATGTTCCGTCAATTGTTGTCACTGGTGGACCTATGGCAGCCGGTTCTTATAATGATAAGCCTGCAGATTTAATCACAGTCTTTGAAGCTGTTGGTTCATATTCTGCTGGAAAAATGACTGAAGAAGAAGTCCATGAACTTGAAAAATGCGCATGTCCAGGAGCTGGGAGCTGTTCCGGATTGTTTACAGCAAACACCATGGCATGCATCACCGAAACATTAGGCTTGTCCCTTCCAACATGTGCAACTACTCACGCTTTAACTGATGAAAACAATCAAATAGCTTTTGAATCAGGTAAACAAATCATTAAACTGGTTGAAGAAGACATTAAACCGTCAGATATCATGACTCAAGAAGCTTTCAACAATGCAATTGCAGTTGACATGGCATTGGGCGGTTCTTCAAATACTGCTTTACACATTCCAGCACTTGCAAGTGAAGTTGAAGGCGTTAATGTTGATTTGGAATTGTTTGATGAAATATCAAGACGTGTTCCTCATATTGCCTTAATATCTCCTGCAGGAGAAGACTCCATGATGGATTTGCACTTGGCTGGAGGAATTCAAGCGGTACTCAAAACGTTAGGAGACAAAATTGACACTGATCAATTGACTGTCACTGGAAAAACTATTGCTGAAAATCTTGAGAAAGTAGAAAATAAGAACACCAATGTAATTCATACATTGGATAATCCGGTTCATGAAGATGGTGGAATTGCAATTCTTAAAGGAAATCTCGCCCCTAATGGTAGTGTTGTTAAAAAAGGTGCTGTTGCAGAGAACTTGATGCATCTTAAAGGACCTGCAAAAGTTTATGATTCTGAAGAAGAAGTAACAAAAGCAATATTTGACCATGAAATCGGTGAAGGGGATATTGTAGTTATCAGATATGAAGGACCGAAAGGCGGTCCGGGCATGAGAGAAATGTTAAATCCTACCTCCGCTCTTGCTGGAATGAATATTAAGGACGTTGGTTTAATTACTGATGGAAGATTTTCTGGAGGAACAAGAGGCCCTTGTGTAGGTCACGTATCTCCGGAAGCCATGGAAGACGGTCCAATTGCAGCGATACAGAATGGGGATATAATAGAAATCGACATTAACAATAGATTGATAAATGTTGAGCTCAGTGATGAGGAAATTGAAAAAAGACTAAAAGAAGTTAAACACCCTGAAAGTGATGTTACAGGGTGGCTGGCAATATATCAGAAGTTAGTCCACTCTGCTGACACTGGTGCTATAATGAGGTAG
- a CDS encoding DUF1786 domain-containing protein — MRILAIDVGTGTQDMMIYDTEKELENSMKLVLPSPHLYISQQIREIENDIYFEGEIMGGGKIKKSILEHMEKGYNVVMMPTCAKTIRDNLEQVKAIGIEIADDSKDYKGYTKIKLGDINITKLSEFLLGYDLEFDFDKIAIAVQDHGYNENMGDRDFRFEKIREKVSKPISPLEFGFSEEVPEYFTRMQAVRRQIKNEGIEELPLVMDTKFASIAGMCYDEVAKKLNSYIVIDIGNGHTTAASMENGKIQGVFEHHTSSLTGESLERYIKRLASGEITHEEVHEDYGHGAHVLNPISKIEKVIVSGPKRELIEKTNLDWHHAAPGGDVMMTGTVGLIKTALGR, encoded by the coding sequence ATGAGAATTTTAGCTATTGATGTTGGAACTGGAACACAGGATATGATGATTTATGATACTGAAAAAGAACTAGAAAATTCTATGAAGCTAGTTTTGCCTTCTCCACACTTATACATTTCACAGCAAATAAGAGAGATTGAAAATGACATATACTTTGAAGGAGAAATAATGGGAGGAGGAAAAATAAAAAAATCCATTCTAGAACATATGGAAAAAGGATACAATGTGGTAATGATGCCGACATGTGCGAAGACTATCAGAGATAATCTGGAACAAGTAAAAGCAATAGGAATAGAAATAGCTGATGACTCAAAAGACTATAAAGGTTATACAAAAATAAAATTAGGCGACATCAACATTACCAAACTATCCGAATTTTTACTTGGATATGACCTGGAATTTGACTTTGACAAAATAGCAATTGCCGTTCAAGACCATGGATATAACGAAAACATGGGTGATAGGGACTTCAGATTTGAAAAAATAAGAGAAAAGGTATCAAAACCCATTTCCCCATTGGAATTTGGATTCAGCGAAGAAGTTCCAGAATACTTCACAAGAATGCAGGCAGTAAGAAGACAAATAAAAAATGAAGGAATTGAAGAACTTCCTTTAGTGATGGATACTAAATTTGCATCAATAGCTGGAATGTGTTATGATGAAGTGGCAAAAAAATTGAACAGTTATATTGTAATAGACATAGGAAACGGACATACAACAGCCGCATCAATGGAAAATGGAAAAATTCAAGGAGTGTTTGAACATCACACATCAAGTTTGACTGGAGAATCATTAGAAAGGTATATAAAAAGACTGGCTTCAGGTGAAATAACACATGAAGAGGTGCATGAGGATTACGGCCACGGCGCTCATGTATTAAATCCTATTTCAAAAATTGAAAAGGTAATTGTAAGCGGGCCAAAAAGAGAACTGATTGAAAAAACAAATCTAGACTGGCATCATGCGGCACCAGGAGGAGACGTGATGATGACAGGTACAGTCGGTTTAATAAAGACCGCTTTAGGAAGATAG
- a CDS encoding radical SAM protein — MTTLEKMKILTDSAQYDLCDYVSHNKSSQVNLPGIYEATGHNGCKIPLFKTLLTNKCKNDCKYCINQSKRNFTRLELSPEELAKAFLGYYNKGLVNGLFLSSGISGDVDETMEKQVETVQLLRKKYGYDDYIHLKVVPGASKDSIKRAMALANRVSINIEAATPSGLAELSSTKDYNKDILKRLSWINALQHKSTTYPNSTHTTQLIIGANNETDKEILERMEKIYKKSELKRTYFSAFTPIEETEFSNKEACSTDRTAKLYNADSLLNDYHYNTKELVFDENDKLSLTQDPKILAAKNMNIFPVEINKAPLVELIRVPGIGMKSARKIISIRKKMPFTNIEQLKNLGVVVNRAEPYIKISGEFQTTFDL; from the coding sequence ATGACTACATTAGAAAAGATGAAAATCTTAACAGATTCGGCACAATATGACCTTTGTGACTATGTAAGTCATAATAAGAGCTCACAGGTCAATTTGCCAGGAATTTATGAAGCAACTGGTCATAATGGGTGCAAAATACCCCTTTTTAAAACTCTTTTAACAAATAAGTGCAAAAATGATTGCAAATATTGCATTAATCAGTCTAAAAGAAACTTTACAAGACTTGAATTATCACCGGAAGAACTTGCAAAGGCATTTCTTGGATACTACAACAAAGGACTGGTCAATGGCCTGTTTTTAAGCTCTGGAATTAGTGGTGATGTTGACGAAACTATGGAAAAACAAGTCGAAACCGTGCAACTTTTAAGAAAAAAATATGGATATGATGATTATATTCATCTGAAAGTTGTTCCAGGCGCAAGCAAAGATTCAATTAAAAGAGCTATGGCGCTAGCAAACAGAGTCAGTATAAATATTGAAGCTGCAACACCTTCTGGGCTTGCAGAACTATCATCGACAAAGGACTACAATAAAGATATATTAAAAAGGTTATCTTGGATAAATGCATTGCAACACAAAAGTACAACCTATCCTAACTCTACACACACCACCCAGCTAATCATAGGAGCTAACAATGAAACAGACAAGGAAATTCTTGAAAGAATGGAGAAAATATACAAAAAATCAGAACTGAAAAGAACATATTTTTCAGCATTTACACCAATCGAAGAAACAGAATTTTCAAATAAAGAAGCTTGTTCAACTGATAGGACCGCAAAACTATACAATGCCGACAGTTTACTTAATGATTATCATTATAACACTAAAGAGCTGGTATTTGATGAAAACGACAAACTGTCACTTACTCAAGATCCAAAGATTTTAGCTGCAAAAAATATGAATATATTCCCTGTAGAAATCAACAAAGCACCACTTGTAGAGCTCATAAGAGTGCCTGGAATTGGCATGAAATCTGCACGAAAAATAATTTCTATTCGCAAAAAAATGCCATTCACAAATATAGAACAATTGAAAAATTTAGGCGTTGTAGTCAATAGAGCCGAACCATATATAAAAATAAGCGGTGAATTTCAAACTACTTTTGATTTATAA
- a CDS encoding TrpB-like pyridoxal phosphate-dependent enzyme, protein MTYKIELSSEEVPKKWYNMLADLPVELPAPKNSEGKDQISSLQIAFTKAALEQEFATDRYITIPNEVRELYMEMGRPSPLVRANKLEEYLNTPAKIYFKREDSSPTGSHKLNSAIPQAYFAKKEGVERLTTETGAGQWGTALSLACNLLDIECTVYMVKVSFNQKPDRKNIMNIYDSNVFASPSENTEVGRGILKDNPDHPGSLGVAISEAMEEALQNEEVKYSLGSVLNHVMLHQTIIGQELKTQLEIAEEEPDVMIACAGGGSNLAGSLFPFIKDKIDGNSDTQFIAVEPSACPTLTEGSYEYDFGDTNEFTPMLKMFTLGHDFVAPSVHAGGLRYHGMSPIVSLLTKEGLIEPRSAHQVDCFNAGITFARNQGIVPAPETTHAIKVAIDEAIKCKETGEEKTIVLNFSGHGMLDLKGYASFFEGTMQNAK, encoded by the coding sequence ATGACTTATAAAATTGAATTATCATCAGAGGAAGTACCAAAGAAATGGTATAATATGCTTGCAGACTTGCCTGTAGAACTTCCTGCTCCTAAAAATAGTGAAGGAAAAGATCAAATTTCATCTTTACAGATTGCTTTTACCAAAGCAGCTTTAGAACAAGAATTTGCAACTGACCGTTATATTACTATTCCTAATGAAGTTCGTGAATTGTATATGGAAATGGGAAGGCCATCTCCTTTAGTTAGAGCCAATAAGCTCGAAGAGTATTTGAATACTCCAGCTAAAATTTACTTCAAAAGAGAAGACTCTTCTCCTACCGGTTCACATAAATTAAATTCAGCAATTCCTCAAGCATATTTTGCTAAAAAAGAAGGTGTTGAAAGATTAACTACAGAAACCGGTGCAGGCCAATGGGGTACTGCTTTATCCCTTGCTTGTAATTTATTGGATATAGAATGTACCGTTTACATGGTTAAGGTTTCCTTCAATCAAAAGCCTGATAGGAAAAACATCATGAATATCTATGACAGTAATGTATTCGCCTCTCCAAGTGAAAATACCGAGGTCGGCCGTGGAATTTTAAAAGATAATCCAGACCATCCTGGTTCTTTAGGTGTAGCTATTTCCGAGGCTATGGAGGAAGCATTACAAAATGAAGAAGTTAAATATTCCTTAGGCAGTGTCTTGAATCATGTGATGTTGCATCAAACCATTATTGGTCAGGAACTCAAGACCCAACTTGAGATTGCTGAAGAGGAGCCAGACGTGATGATTGCTTGTGCTGGAGGTGGAAGTAATTTGGCCGGATCTTTATTCCCATTTATTAAGGATAAGATTGACGGAAATTCAGATACCCAATTTATTGCTGTTGAGCCTAGTGCCTGTCCAACATTAACAGAAGGTAGTTATGAATATGACTTTGGAGACACTAACGAATTTACTCCAATGCTTAAGATGTTTACCTTAGGACATGATTTCGTTGCTCCTTCAGTTCATGCAGGCGGTTTAAGATATCACGGAATGTCACCAATTGTTTCTCTTTTAACTAAGGAAGGTTTAATTGAACCTAGATCAGCTCATCAAGTTGATTGTTTCAATGCAGGAATTACTTTTGCTCGCAATCAGGGTATTGTTCCAGCACCTGAAACTACTCATGCAATTAAAGTTGCAATTGATGAAGCTATTAAATGTAAAGAAACTGGCGAAGAGAAAACTATTGTTTTAAACTTCTCTGGTCATGGAATGTTAGATTTAAAAGGATATGCTAGCTTTTTTGAAGGAACTATGCAAAACGCTAAATAA
- a CDS encoding ParA family protein translates to MSEVIAVMNQKGGCGKTTTVVNTATSLAVMGKSVLVVDMDPQANATTSFGIDKTKIENTIYDAIIGDINVKKATIPTFIKNLFIIPSNISLSGAGMELSRRENYHIILKETLNDVVPLFDYIFIDLPPSLGVLTVNALVASDSVLIPIQAEYYALEGVADLINTIQLVEKRLRSPTPIKGILLTLYDKRTRLSKDVHKELKSHFGESNLLFKTIIPRNIRLAEAPSFGKPCLIYDPDSTGTKAYLKLAKEILKRDEEGQ, encoded by the coding sequence ATGAGTGAAGTAATTGCAGTGATGAATCAAAAAGGGGGCTGTGGTAAAACAACTACTGTTGTAAATACTGCAACATCCCTAGCAGTAATGGGTAAATCTGTTTTGGTTGTAGATATGGATCCTCAAGCTAATGCAACCACTAGTTTCGGGATTGATAAAACTAAAATAGAAAATACAATCTATGATGCCATCATTGGGGATATAAATGTTAAAAAAGCAACAATTCCTACGTTTATTAAAAATTTGTTTATTATCCCAAGTAATATATCCCTTAGTGGTGCAGGCATGGAGCTTTCTCGTCGCGAAAACTACCACATTATACTGAAAGAAACTCTAAACGATGTTGTACCATTATTTGACTACATATTCATCGATTTACCTCCTTCATTAGGTGTACTTACTGTCAATGCATTAGTAGCTTCAGATAGTGTATTAATACCTATCCAAGCTGAGTATTATGCCCTTGAAGGTGTGGCTGATTTAATTAATACTATTCAATTAGTAGAGAAAAGACTCAGAAGCCCGACCCCAATTAAAGGAATTCTCCTTACTCTATATGATAAGAGAACTAGACTAAGTAAAGATGTTCATAAAGAACTCAAAAGCCATTTTGGTGAAAGCAATTTATTATTTAAAACCATCATTCCAAGAAATATTAGATTAGCTGAAGCGCCAAGTTTCGGTAAGCCATGTTTAATATATGATCCTGATAGTACTGGAACAAAGGCTTATCTAAAATTGGCTAAAGAAATTCTAAAAAGAGATGAGGAGGGTCAATAA
- a CDS encoding PHP domain-containing protein: MLKMDSHIHSEYSPDSSSRIDDILKVAKKENIDIIAISDHNTVDGTSEVIEKTRNTDILAIPSIEISSTQGHILGFGCEENIPRDLTPEDTIDRIHDLGGLAIIPHPYCFYRHGLLHNTDYRNLKIDAIETKNARFIIGYCNHKAEKLSKKENLPSLGASDSHYFKFVGDCYSLIESEKDIDSVMKSIKKGKTKACGKGTSNVLLSKYLFEKKVLKKFD; this comes from the coding sequence ATGCTAAAGATGGATTCCCATATTCATAGCGAATACTCACCAGATTCATCATCGAGAATTGATGATATTCTAAAAGTTGCAAAAAAAGAAAACATTGACATAATAGCTATTAGTGATCACAATACTGTAGATGGAACTAGCGAAGTTATTGAAAAAACAAGAAATACAGATATACTTGCCATTCCTTCTATAGAAATTTCTTCAACACAAGGCCATATTCTTGGATTTGGGTGCGAGGAAAATATACCTAGGGACCTAACTCCTGAAGATACTATAGATAGAATTCATGATTTAGGTGGTCTTGCAATAATACCTCATCCTTATTGTTTTTACAGACATGGACTGTTACATAACACTGACTATAGGAATCTAAAAATAGATGCAATTGAGACAAAAAACGCAAGGTTCATTATTGGATACTGCAATCACAAAGCGGAAAAATTATCCAAAAAAGAAAATTTGCCATCACTTGGAGCAAGTGATTCACACTACTTCAAATTCGTCGGGGACTGTTATAGTCTAATCGAATCTGAAAAAGATATTGACAGCGTCATGAAATCAATAAAAAAAGGAAAAACAAAAGCCTGCGGAAAGGGAACCTCAAATGTTCTGCTATCAAAATATCTATTTGAAAAAAAAGTTTTAAAGAAATTTGATTAA
- the hisD gene encoding histidinol dehydrogenase: protein MEILKYSEIDLSQTIKRSEEDVNKVLDIVSDILDNVKDNKDNAIRDYTEKFDGVMIENLKVSKDEIDEAYDTLDDELLVALKKAASNIEKFHKKQIPSEWEMEVNPGIIAGQIVRPINSAGCYIPGGRAAYPSSILMTVIPAKIAGVEKVVCVTPPQKDGKILDAILVAADIAGADEIYKVGGAQAIAGLAYGTESIPRVEKIVGPGNIFVTAAKKLVYGQVDIEFPAGPSEVLILADSTANPEFLATDILAQAEHDPNASCFLVTDSEDLAIRTDEFVKQLTEIAPRREIIEESLAKSGKIIITDTFEEAIHVTNEYAPEHLIISTADDDEALSHINNAGSIFLGAYSPVAAGDYGSGTNHVLPTGGGAKMYSGLSTEAFIKKPTVQRISKEGLKELSKTSVPIAEYEGFFAHANSFKKRLE, encoded by the coding sequence ATGGAAATTCTTAAATATTCTGAGATTGATTTATCTCAAACCATTAAAAGATCAGAGGAAGATGTAAATAAGGTTTTAGATATTGTATCTGATATATTAGACAATGTCAAAGATAATAAGGATAATGCTATTAGAGATTATACTGAAAAATTTGATGGGGTTATGATAGAAAATTTGAAAGTATCGAAAGATGAAATTGATGAAGCCTATGATACTTTAGATGATGAATTGCTTGTTGCACTAAAGAAGGCAGCATCCAATATTGAGAAATTTCATAAAAAACAAATTCCGTCCGAATGGGAAATGGAAGTAAATCCCGGCATTATTGCAGGTCAAATTGTAAGGCCTATTAACTCTGCTGGCTGTTATATTCCTGGTGGACGTGCAGCTTACCCTTCATCAATATTGATGACAGTAATACCAGCAAAGATTGCTGGGGTTGAAAAAGTAGTTTGTGTTACTCCTCCACAAAAGGATGGCAAAATCCTTGATGCAATTTTGGTGGCTGCAGATATTGCTGGGGCTGATGAGATTTATAAAGTTGGAGGTGCCCAGGCTATTGCCGGTCTTGCATATGGTACTGAATCCATTCCCCGTGTTGAAAAAATTGTTGGTCCAGGAAATATATTCGTTACCGCTGCAAAGAAATTAGTATATGGTCAAGTAGATATAGAGTTTCCAGCTGGACCATCTGAAGTTTTGATATTGGCTGATTCCACAGCAAATCCAGAATTTTTAGCAACTGACATATTAGCACAGGCAGAACATGACCCTAATGCATCTTGTTTTTTAGTAACTGATAGTGAAGACTTAGCAATTAGAACTGATGAATTTGTTAAACAATTAACTGAAATAGCTCCAAGGCGTGAAATTATAGAGGAATCATTGGCAAAAAGCGGAAAAATTATTATCACTGACACATTCGAGGAAGCTATTCATGTTACAAATGAATATGCTCCTGAGCATTTAATCATATCCACAGCCGATGATGATGAGGCACTATCACACATTAACAATGCAGGTTCAATATTTTTAGGCGCTTACTCACCTGTTGCAGCTGGAGATTACGGGTCTGGAACAAATCACGTTTTGCCTACTGGCGGGGGAGCTAAAATGTATTCAGGTCTTTCAACAGAAGCATTTATTAAAAAGCCAACGGTTCAAAGAATCTCAAAAGAGGGTCTTAAAGAGCTTTCTAAAACTTCTGTTCCAATTGCAGAATATGAAGGCTTTTTTGCGCATGCTAATTCATTTAAAAAACGTTTAGAATAA